From a single Leopardus geoffroyi isolate Oge1 chromosome E1, O.geoffroyi_Oge1_pat1.0, whole genome shotgun sequence genomic region:
- the WSB1 gene encoding WD repeat and SOCS box-containing protein 1 isoform X1 codes for MASFPPRVNEKEIVRSRTIGELLAPAAPFDKKCGRENWTVAFAPDGSYFAWSQGHRTVKLVPWSQCLKNFLLHGTKNITNSSSLRLSRQNSDGAQKNKPREHIIDCGDIVWSLAFGSSVPEKQSRCVNIEWHRFRFGQDQLLLATGLNNGRIKIWDVYTGKLLLNLVDHTEVVRDLTFAPDGSLILVSASRDKTLRVWDLKDDGNMMKVLRGHQNWVYSCAFSPDSSMLCSVGASKAVFLWNMDKYTMIRKLEGHHHDVVACDFSPDGALLATASYDTRVYIWDPHTGDILMEFGHLFPPPTPIFAGGANDRWVRSVSFSHDGLHVASLADDKMVRFWRIDEDYPVQVAPLSNGLCCAFSTDGSVLAAGTHDGSVYFWATPRQVPSLQHLCRMSIRRVMPTQEVQELPVPSKVLEFLSYRI; via the exons ATGGCCAGCTTTCCCCCGAGGGTCAACGAGAAAGAGATCG tgagaTCACGTACTATAGGTGAACTTTTAGCTCCAGCGGCTCCTTTTGACAAGAAATGTGGTCGTGAAAATTGGACTGTTGCTTTTGCTCCAGATGGTTCATACTTTGCTTGGTCACAAGGACATCGTACAGTAAAGCTTGTTCCGTGGTCCCAGTGCCTTAAGAACTT tctCTTGCATGGCACCAAGAATATCACCAATTCAAGCAGTTTGAGATTGTCAAGACAAAACAGTGATGGTGCTCAGAAAAATAAGCCTCGTGAACATATTATAGACTGCGGTGACATAGTCTGGAGTCTTGCTTTTGGATCTTCAGTTCCAGAAAAACAGAGTCGTTGTGTCAATATAGAATGGCATCGATTCAGATTTGGACAAGATCAGCTACTCCTTGCCACAGGATTAAACAATGGGCGTATCAAAATATGGGATGTATATACAG GAAAACTCCTCCTTAACTTGGTAGATCATACTGAAGTGGTCAGAGATTTAACTTTTGCTCCAGATGGGAGCTTGATCCTTGTATCAGCTTCAAGAGACAAAACTCTGAGAGTGTGGGACCTGAAAGATGATG gAAACATGATGAAAGTATTGAGGGGCCATCAGAACTGGGTGTATAGCTGTGCATTCTCTCCTGACTCGTCTATGCTGTGTTCAGTGGGAGCCAGTAAAGCA GTTTTCCTTTGGAATATGGATAAATATACCATGATACGGAAACTAGAAGGACATCACCATGATGTTGTAGCTTGTGACTTTTCTCCTGATGGAGCATTGCTGGCTACTGCATCTTATGATACTCGAGTGTATATCTGGGATCCACATACTGGAGACATTCTGATGGAATTTGG GCACCTGTTTCCCCCGCCTACTCCAATATTTGCTGGAGGAGCAAATGACCGATGGGTACGATCTGTGTCTTTTAGTCATGATGGACTGCATGTTGCAAGCCTTGCTGATGATAA aaTGGTGAGGTTCTGGAGAATTGATGAAGATTATCCAGTTCAAGTTGCACCTTTGAGCAATGGTCTTTGCTGTGCCTTTTCTACTGATGGCAGTGTTTTAGCTGCTGG gACACATGATGGAAGTGTGTATTTTTGGGCCACTCCAAGGCAAGTCCCTAGCCTTCAACATTTATGTCGTATGTCAATCAGGAGAGTGATGCCCACCCAAGAAGTCCAGGAGCTGCCAGTTCCTTCCAAAGTGTTGGAGTTTCTCTCCTACCGCATTTAG
- the WSB1 gene encoding WD repeat and SOCS box-containing protein 1 isoform X2: MASFPPRVNEKEIVRSRTIGELLAPAAPFDKKCGRENWTVAFAPDGSYFAWSQGHRTVKLVPWSQCLKNFLLHGTKNITNSSSLRLSRQNSDGAQKNKPREHIIDCGDIVWSLAFGSSVPEKQSRCVNIEWHRFRFGQDQLLLATGLNNGRIKIWDVYTGKLLLNLVDHTEVVRDLTFAPDGSLILVSASRDKTLRVWDLKDDGNMMKVLRGHQNWVYSCAFSPDSSMLCSVGASKAVVAAILV; this comes from the exons ATGGCCAGCTTTCCCCCGAGGGTCAACGAGAAAGAGATCG tgagaTCACGTACTATAGGTGAACTTTTAGCTCCAGCGGCTCCTTTTGACAAGAAATGTGGTCGTGAAAATTGGACTGTTGCTTTTGCTCCAGATGGTTCATACTTTGCTTGGTCACAAGGACATCGTACAGTAAAGCTTGTTCCGTGGTCCCAGTGCCTTAAGAACTT tctCTTGCATGGCACCAAGAATATCACCAATTCAAGCAGTTTGAGATTGTCAAGACAAAACAGTGATGGTGCTCAGAAAAATAAGCCTCGTGAACATATTATAGACTGCGGTGACATAGTCTGGAGTCTTGCTTTTGGATCTTCAGTTCCAGAAAAACAGAGTCGTTGTGTCAATATAGAATGGCATCGATTCAGATTTGGACAAGATCAGCTACTCCTTGCCACAGGATTAAACAATGGGCGTATCAAAATATGGGATGTATATACAG GAAAACTCCTCCTTAACTTGGTAGATCATACTGAAGTGGTCAGAGATTTAACTTTTGCTCCAGATGGGAGCTTGATCCTTGTATCAGCTTCAAGAGACAAAACTCTGAGAGTGTGGGACCTGAAAGATGATG gAAACATGATGAAAGTATTGAGGGGCCATCAGAACTGGGTGTATAGCTGTGCATTCTCTCCTGACTCGTCTATGCTGTGTTCAGTGGGAGCCAGTAAAGCA GTGGTGGCAGCAATATTGGTGTGA